From a single Nicotiana tabacum cultivar K326 chromosome 8, ASM71507v2, whole genome shotgun sequence genomic region:
- the LOC107783670 gene encoding protein BONZAI 2 isoform X2 → MNVTYALINRIEIPAFEKLSLSATSLRDRDVLSKSDPMVVIYSKGRDGSLQELARTEVVLNSLNPKWITKYTIAYHFETVQNLVFRVCDVDTQFHNQDVKMIKLEEQHFLGEASCTLAEIVTKSNKSLTLDLIRGEQSSGPAQTQNSGKLTVCAEESVASKTTVELRLRCSELVSKDLFSKSDPFLVISKFTESGMVVPICKTEVIKDDHNPNWKPVSVNIEQVGSKDSPLTIECYDFNTNGKHDLIGKVQKSLADLEMLHSAGSAANLFIPAAVGPNSQNKVLKSQLFVDIFFEKTQHTFLDYLACGYELNFMVAIDFTASNGNPRLPDSLHYIDPSGRPNAYQKAILEVGEVLHFYDKDQHYPAWGFGARPIDGPVSHCFNLNGSSDYCEVQGIQGIMTAYMSALFNVSLAGPTIFGPVITSAADIANKSLMKGERKYFTLLIITDGVITDLQETMDALVHAADLPLSILIVGVGGADYKEMEILDADKERLESTRGRVAVRDIVQFVPFRDVQSGDASVLQSLLAELPSQFLEYMRLKRIQPTL, encoded by the exons ATGAACGTGACGTATGCTTTGATTAACAGGATTGAGATTCCAGCTTTTGAAAAG TTGTCTCTATCTGCTACCAGTTTGCGTGATCGCGATGTGCTTTCCAAG AGTGACCCTATGGTAGTCATATATTCAAAAGGACGAGATGGTTCATTGCAAGAGCTTGCCCGTACTGAAGTAGTTCTGAACTCATTGAATCCCAAGTGGATTACAAAGTATACTATTGCCTATCATTTTGAGACAGTGCAGAATTTGGT GTTTCGTGTCTGTGATGTTGACACTCAATTTCACAATCAAGATGTCAAG ATGATTAAACTGGAGGAGCAGCACTTTCTTGGCGAGGCTAGTTGCACATTAGCTGAG ATTGTCACAAAGTCAAACAAGTCCCTGACCTTAGACCTGATACGTGGAGAACAATCTTCTGGTCCAGCGCAGACCCAAAATTCAGGGAAGCTTACTGTTTGTGCAGAAGAAAGTGTTGCCTCAAAGACTACTGTAGAGTTGAGACTGAGATGTTCAGAATTAGTGTCCAAGGATTTGTTTTCAAAAAGT GATCCATTTTTGGTGATATCCAAATTTACTGAGAGTGGAATGGTGGTTCCAATTTGCAAAACAGAAGTTATAAAAGACGATCATAATCCAAATTGGAAACCAGTTTCAGTGAATATTGAACAAGTTGGAAGTAAG GACAGCCCACTGACTATTGAGTGTTATGACTTCAACACAAACGGAAAGCATGATTTAATTGG AAAGGTTCAGAAATCACTAGCAGATTTGGAAATGTTGCACTCGGCTGGTTCGGCCGCAAATCTTTTCATACCAGCTGCCGTGGGACCAAATTCACAAAACAag GTCCTAAAGAGTCAGCTTTTTGTGGATATCTTCTTCGAGAAAACCCAGCATACATTCCTCGATTACTTGGCATGCGGCTATGAACTTAACTTCATGGTGGCCATCGACTTTACTG CTTCTAATGGGAATCCGCGCTTACCTGATTCATTGCATTATATCGATCCTTCAGGAAGGCCAAATGCTTATCAGAAA GCAATCTTGGAAGTTGGAGAGGTCTTGCATTTTTACGATAAAGACCAACATTATCCTGCTTGGGGGTTCGGAGCGCGGCCAATTGATGGCCCTGTGTCTCATTGCTTCAATCTAAATGGAAGCAGTGACTACTGTGAG GTGCAAGGAATCCAGGGTATCATGACGGCATACATGAGTGCCCTTTTTAATGTTTCACTTGCAGGACCAACTATATTCGGACCAGTGATTACATCAGCTGCAGATATAGCAAATAAGTCTTTGATGAAGGGCGAGCGAAAGTATTTCACTTTGTTAATAATCACG GATGGAGTGATAACAGATCTGCAAGAAACAATGGATGCCCTTGTTCATGCTGCGGATTTGCCATTGTCAATTCTTATTGTTGGGGTAGGAGGAGCAGATTACAAGGAAATGGAG ATTTTAGATGCTGATAAAGAGAGGCTTGAATCAACACGTGGACGTGTTGCAGTGCGTGACATAGTCCAATTTGTCCCATTCCGGGATGTACAAA GTGGAGATGCCTCGGTCCTTCAATCACTTTTAGCTGAATTACCTTCCCAGTTTTTGGAATACATGCGGCTCAAAAGGATCCAGCCAACTTTATGA
- the LOC107783670 gene encoding protein BONZAI 1 isoform X1 — MGNCCSNENGGHSAAGGTGAYVANPNNGHNEAVDALLKSRGYDGVYSHVELSLSATSLRDRDVLSKSDPMVVIYSKGRDGSLQELARTEVVLNSLNPKWITKYTIAYHFETVQNLVFRVCDVDTQFHNQDVKMIKLEEQHFLGEASCTLAEIVTKSNKSLTLDLIRGEQSSGPAQTQNSGKLTVCAEESVASKTTVELRLRCSELVSKDLFSKSDPFLVISKFTESGMVVPICKTEVIKDDHNPNWKPVSVNIEQVGSKDSPLTIECYDFNTNGKHDLIGKVQKSLADLEMLHSAGSAANLFIPAAVGPNSQNKVLKSQLFVDIFFEKTQHTFLDYLACGYELNFMVAIDFTASNGNPRLPDSLHYIDPSGRPNAYQKAILEVGEVLHFYDKDQHYPAWGFGARPIDGPVSHCFNLNGSSDYCEVQGIQGIMTAYMSALFNVSLAGPTIFGPVITSAADIANKSLMKGERKYFTLLIITDGVITDLQETMDALVHAADLPLSILIVGVGGADYKEMEILDADKERLESTRGRVAVRDIVQFVPFRDVQSGDASVLQSLLAELPSQFLEYMRLKRIQPTL; from the exons TGCTGCTCCAACGAGAACGGTGGACATTCGGCAGCTGGCGGTACCGGTGCTTACGTGGCTAATCCAAACAACGGTCATAACGAAGCCGTTGATGCTCTCCTCAAGTCTCGCGGTTACGACGGCGTCTACTCGCATGTCGAG TTGTCTCTATCTGCTACCAGTTTGCGTGATCGCGATGTGCTTTCCAAG AGTGACCCTATGGTAGTCATATATTCAAAAGGACGAGATGGTTCATTGCAAGAGCTTGCCCGTACTGAAGTAGTTCTGAACTCATTGAATCCCAAGTGGATTACAAAGTATACTATTGCCTATCATTTTGAGACAGTGCAGAATTTGGT GTTTCGTGTCTGTGATGTTGACACTCAATTTCACAATCAAGATGTCAAG ATGATTAAACTGGAGGAGCAGCACTTTCTTGGCGAGGCTAGTTGCACATTAGCTGAG ATTGTCACAAAGTCAAACAAGTCCCTGACCTTAGACCTGATACGTGGAGAACAATCTTCTGGTCCAGCGCAGACCCAAAATTCAGGGAAGCTTACTGTTTGTGCAGAAGAAAGTGTTGCCTCAAAGACTACTGTAGAGTTGAGACTGAGATGTTCAGAATTAGTGTCCAAGGATTTGTTTTCAAAAAGT GATCCATTTTTGGTGATATCCAAATTTACTGAGAGTGGAATGGTGGTTCCAATTTGCAAAACAGAAGTTATAAAAGACGATCATAATCCAAATTGGAAACCAGTTTCAGTGAATATTGAACAAGTTGGAAGTAAG GACAGCCCACTGACTATTGAGTGTTATGACTTCAACACAAACGGAAAGCATGATTTAATTGG AAAGGTTCAGAAATCACTAGCAGATTTGGAAATGTTGCACTCGGCTGGTTCGGCCGCAAATCTTTTCATACCAGCTGCCGTGGGACCAAATTCACAAAACAag GTCCTAAAGAGTCAGCTTTTTGTGGATATCTTCTTCGAGAAAACCCAGCATACATTCCTCGATTACTTGGCATGCGGCTATGAACTTAACTTCATGGTGGCCATCGACTTTACTG CTTCTAATGGGAATCCGCGCTTACCTGATTCATTGCATTATATCGATCCTTCAGGAAGGCCAAATGCTTATCAGAAA GCAATCTTGGAAGTTGGAGAGGTCTTGCATTTTTACGATAAAGACCAACATTATCCTGCTTGGGGGTTCGGAGCGCGGCCAATTGATGGCCCTGTGTCTCATTGCTTCAATCTAAATGGAAGCAGTGACTACTGTGAG GTGCAAGGAATCCAGGGTATCATGACGGCATACATGAGTGCCCTTTTTAATGTTTCACTTGCAGGACCAACTATATTCGGACCAGTGATTACATCAGCTGCAGATATAGCAAATAAGTCTTTGATGAAGGGCGAGCGAAAGTATTTCACTTTGTTAATAATCACG GATGGAGTGATAACAGATCTGCAAGAAACAATGGATGCCCTTGTTCATGCTGCGGATTTGCCATTGTCAATTCTTATTGTTGGGGTAGGAGGAGCAGATTACAAGGAAATGGAG ATTTTAGATGCTGATAAAGAGAGGCTTGAATCAACACGTGGACGTGTTGCAGTGCGTGACATAGTCCAATTTGTCCCATTCCGGGATGTACAAA GTGGAGATGCCTCGGTCCTTCAATCACTTTTAGCTGAATTACCTTCCCAGTTTTTGGAATACATGCGGCTCAAAAGGATCCAGCCAACTTTATGA